A single window of Lepisosteus oculatus isolate fLepOcu1 chromosome 29, fLepOcu1.hap2, whole genome shotgun sequence DNA harbors:
- the klhl26 gene encoding kelch-like protein 26 isoform X4 — MFTGGMREATQDTIELKGVSARGLKHIIDFAYSAEVTLDLDCIQDVLGAAVFLQMVPVVELCEEFLKSAMSVETCLNIGQMATTFSLSSLKESVDAFTFRHFLQIAEEEDFLHIPLERLVFFLQSNKLRNCSEINLFHAAIRWLQHDESRRAGASQVLCHIRFPLMKSSELVDSVQTVDIMVEDVLCRQYLLEAFNYQILPFRQHEMQSPRTIIRSDVVSLITFGGTPYTDNDRTVSSKVYYLPDISARQFKELTEMETGCSHSCVSVLDNFVYVVGGQHLQYRSGEGAVDVCFRYDPHLSQWLRIQPLQESRIQFQLNVLQGQLYATGGRNRSGSLSSVECYCPKKNEWTYVDSLKRRIWGHAGSSCAGKLYISGGYGVSVEDKKTLHCYDPASDQWEFKSPMNEPRVLHAMVSANGRMYALGGRMDHVDRCFDVLAVEYYVPEADQWTTVSPMRAGQSEAGCCLLDKKIYIVGGYNWHLNNVTSIVQVYNTETDEWERDLHFPESFAGIACVPVILPQTTAQR; from the coding sequence TGCGGGAGGCCACCCAGGATACGATTGAGCTGAAGGGCGTCTCGGCGAGAGGGCTGAAGCACATCATCGACTTCGCCTACAGCGCTGAGGTCACGCTGGACCTCGACTGCATCCAGGACGTGCTGGGGGCGGCGGTCTTCCTTCAGATGGTGCCCGTGGTGGAGCTGTGCGAGGAATTCCTGAAATCTGCCATGAGCGTGGAGACGTGTCTGAACATCGGGCAGATGGCCACCACcttcagcctgtcctctctgaagGAGTCGGTGGACGCCTTCACTTTCCGCCACTTCCTGCAGATCGCAGAGGAGGAGGACTTCCTGCACATCCCCCTGGAGCGCCTCGTCTTCTTCCTGCAGAGCAACAAGCTGAGGAACTGCAGCGAGATCAACCTCTTCCACGCCGCCATCCGCTGGCTGCAGCACGACGAGTCCCGGCGCGCCGGGGCCAGCCAGGTGCTGTGCCACATCCGGTTCCCCCTCATGAAGTCCTCGGAGCTGGTGGACAGTGTCCAGACGGTGGACATCATGGTGGAGGACGTGCTGTGCAGACAGTACCTGCTGGAGGCCTTCAATTACCAGATCCTACCATTCCGGCAGCACGAGATGCAGTCGCCCCGGACGATAATCAGGTCAGATGTGGTGTCGCTCATAACATTCGGGGGCACGCCCTACACGGACAACGACAGGACAGTGAGCAGCAAGGTCTACTACCTCCCAGATATTAGTGCCCGCCAGTTCAAAGAGCTGACAGAAATGGAGACGGGCTGCAGCCACTCCTGCGTTTCGGTCCTGGACAACTTTGTCTACGTGGTGGGAGGCCAGCACCTGCAGTACCGCAGTGGGGAGGGCGCAGTGGATGTATGCTTCCGCTACGACCCACACCTCAGCCAGTGGCTGCGGATTCAGCCCCTGCAGGAGAGCAGGATCCAGTTCCAGCTGAACGTGCTGCAGGGGCAGCTGTACGCCACAGGGGGGAGGAACCGATCGGGGAGCCTGTCCTCCGTGGAATGCTACTGCCCCAAAAAGAACGAGTGGACCTATGTGGACTCGCTGAAACGGAGGATATGGGGGCACGCCGGGTCGTCCTGCGCAGGCAAGCTGTACATATCTGGGGGGTACGGTGTTTCGGTCGAGGACAAAAAGACCCTTCACTGCTATGACCCAGCATCGGACCAGTGGGAGTTCAAGTCCCCAATGAATGAACCAAGAGTGCTGCACGCGATGGTCAGCGCCAACGGGCGCATGTACGCTCTCGGAGGCCGGATGGACCACGTCGATCGCTGTTTtgatgttttggctgtggaataCTACGTTCCGGAGGCTGACCAGTGGACTACGGTGAGCCCCATGCGTGCAGGGCAGTCGGAAGCTGGGTGCTGCTTACTGGACAAGAAGATCTACATTGTAGGGGGCTACAACTGGCACTTAAATAACGTCACAAGCATTGTCCAAGTGTATAACACGGAGACGGACGAATGGGAACGGGATTTGCACTTCCCTGAATCTTTCGCGGGAATAGCCTGTGTACCAGTCATACTTCCACAAACAACAGCTCAGCGGTAA